In Chloroflexota bacterium, one genomic interval encodes:
- a CDS encoding SDR family oxidoreductase — protein sequence MDPSSASLKDKVAVITGGGAGIGRGIAVTFAKFGAHVVIADRDEAAGGKVAAEVRALGRKALAVTTDIRNYGQVKAMVAQTVRDLGGVDILVNNAGGTRRQSFLEQGEEGWRKHIELNFMGQFYCTEQAVKAMLAGKRGGSVIFITSIEGHRAAPLRAVYSACKAGLANFTRSLALELGEHGIRVNCVAPDFVETPHTAASLTPENRPTLMRRFPIKRVGQPEDIAGACVYLASDLGAYTTGVTLHVDGGTMASSGWLSDGKGGWSLQP from the coding sequence ATGGATCCATCAAGCGCATCGCTGAAAGACAAGGTCGCCGTCATCACCGGCGGCGGGGCCGGCATCGGCAGGGGCATCGCCGTCACCTTCGCCAAGTTCGGCGCGCATGTCGTCATCGCCGATAGGGATGAGGCGGCGGGCGGCAAGGTTGCCGCCGAGGTCCGGGCCCTGGGGCGCAAGGCCCTGGCCGTCACGACGGACATCCGCAACTACGGCCAGGTGAAGGCGATGGTGGCGCAGACGGTGCGCGATCTGGGCGGCGTGGACATCCTGGTGAACAACGCCGGAGGCACGCGCAGGCAGTCGTTCTTGGAGCAGGGCGAAGAGGGCTGGCGCAAGCATATCGAGCTTAACTTCATGGGGCAGTTCTACTGCACGGAGCAGGCCGTCAAGGCGATGCTGGCGGGCAAGCGCGGGGGCTCCGTCATCTTCATCACTTCCATCGAAGGCCACCGCGCCGCGCCCCTGCGGGCCGTCTATAGCGCCTGCAAGGCGGGCCTCGCCAACTTCACGCGCTCCCTGGCCCTGGAGCTCGGCGAGCACGGCATCCGCGTCAACTGCGTCGCGCCGGATTTCGTGGAGACGCCTCACACGGCGGCCTCGCTCACCCCGGAGAATAGGCCTACGCTGATGCGTCGCTTCCCCATCAAGCGCGTCGGCCAGCCGGAGGACATCGCGGGAGCCTGCGTCTACCTCGCCTCAGACCTCGGTGCCTACACCACCGGCGTCACGCTGCACGTGGATGGCGGGACCATGGCCTCCAGCGGCTGGCTGAGCGATGGCAAGGGCGGCTGGAGCCTCCAGCCCTAG
- a CDS encoding CoA transferase: MPGPLQGVRILDLSWGVAGPLATMTLSDQGAEVIKIEPPGGDPFRSYGGYTVWNRGKKSVVLDLKSPSGKAAFLKLVSGADVLIESFSPGVMRRLGLDYAALRRAHPALVYCSVTGYPRTSKHAGRPGIDALVQARSGQQYEQAGWRDGPIFLFHPFPSFAASYLAAIGIAAALYVRELTGKGQWVETSLYQGVLAFTTQLWQWAEKMDNWMSIQKATQPAIFQCADGSWVHSMQMAGGRGRDRSVQWRILGLAPQEGNLFQAPPGSPQDMMLRDAFRKIPRKELLQRFWAAEIPIGPIQYIQDAFSDPQVIHNKAVADVIDPVIGPTKQIGVTINLHEAPAQVQGPAPLVGRHTASLDSLAKRWRDAAMPHSQAMQGRAARGPKRRHALEGIRVLDFGNFLAGPFGPMVLADLGAEVIKLEAIEGDQMRPATMPFNGCQRGKRDIAVDLKRPEGLEIAHRLMRTVDVIHHNFRPGVAERLKIDYATAKGLNPSLIYCHTPAYGITGPRAHFPGFDQVFQAMCGLEIEAGGEGNPPVWYRFGMCDTGNALQSVIGVLMALYYRERTGKGQFVDTNLLNCGLYYNSDVIIGPDGPMKRHKLDKAQTGFGPLYRLYQAGDGWLAIACLNEGHWRALCSALSDLRLANDARFATPEARRDHAARLAALLEGWFAKKTASEVFSTLDRAGVPCEIASRDGGKDLLMDPENLVNGLAVEYTHAVYGKMRENGHMINFSETPGRIERAPPVIGQHTQEIMAALGYSSEEMTALKAGNVITWPD, encoded by the coding sequence ATGCCCGGCCCACTCCAAGGCGTCCGTATCCTCGATCTCTCCTGGGGCGTTGCCGGCCCTCTGGCGACCATGACGCTCTCCGACCAGGGGGCGGAGGTTATCAAGATCGAGCCGCCCGGCGGCGACCCCTTCCGCAGCTACGGCGGCTACACCGTCTGGAACCGGGGCAAGAAGAGCGTCGTCCTTGACCTGAAGTCTCCTTCCGGGAAAGCTGCTTTCCTAAAGCTCGTCTCCGGCGCGGACGTCTTGATAGAGAGCTTCTCTCCCGGCGTGATGCGTCGCCTCGGCCTCGACTACGCCGCGCTTCGCAGAGCGCACCCGGCCCTCGTCTACTGCTCCGTCACCGGCTACCCGCGTACAAGTAAACACGCCGGCCGCCCTGGGATAGACGCCCTCGTTCAGGCCCGCTCCGGCCAGCAGTACGAGCAGGCGGGCTGGCGCGATGGCCCTATCTTCCTCTTCCATCCATTTCCCAGTTTCGCCGCCTCCTATCTCGCCGCCATCGGCATCGCCGCCGCCCTCTACGTGCGGGAGCTGACGGGAAAGGGCCAGTGGGTAGAAACGTCCCTCTATCAAGGTGTCCTTGCCTTTACCACACAGCTCTGGCAGTGGGCGGAGAAGATGGACAACTGGATGAGCATCCAGAAGGCGACCCAGCCCGCCATCTTCCAGTGCGCCGACGGTTCATGGGTGCATTCGATGCAGATGGCGGGCGGCCGAGGGCGCGATCGCAGCGTCCAGTGGCGCATCCTGGGCCTGGCGCCCCAGGAAGGGAACCTCTTCCAAGCGCCGCCGGGCTCTCCCCAGGACATGATGCTGCGCGATGCCTTCCGCAAGATCCCGCGCAAGGAGCTCCTTCAGCGCTTCTGGGCCGCCGAGATCCCCATCGGCCCCATCCAATACATCCAGGACGCCTTTAGCGATCCGCAGGTCATCCATAACAAGGCCGTCGCCGATGTGATTGACCCGGTGATCGGCCCCACGAAGCAGATCGGCGTCACCATCAATCTGCACGAGGCTCCCGCGCAGGTGCAGGGCCCCGCTCCCCTGGTAGGCCGGCACACGGCAAGTCTCGATAGCCTCGCGAAGCGTTGGCGCGATGCCGCGATGCCCCACTCCCAAGCGATGCAAGGAAGAGCCGCGCGCGGACCGAAGCGGCGCCACGCCCTGGAAGGCATCCGCGTCCTCGATTTCGGCAACTTCCTCGCAGGTCCCTTCGGCCCCATGGTCCTCGCAGATCTCGGCGCGGAGGTCATCAAGCTGGAGGCCATCGAAGGCGACCAGATGCGCCCCGCCACGATGCCCTTCAACGGCTGCCAGCGCGGCAAGCGCGATATCGCCGTGGACCTCAAGCGCCCCGAGGGGCTTGAGATCGCCCATCGCCTCATGCGCACCGTGGACGTCATCCACCACAACTTCCGCCCGGGCGTAGCCGAGCGGCTGAAGATTGATTACGCCACCGCGAAGGGATTGAACCCCAGCCTTATCTACTGCCACACGCCCGCCTACGGCATCACCGGCCCGCGCGCGCACTTCCCCGGCTTCGACCAGGTCTTCCAGGCGATGTGCGGCCTGGAGATCGAGGCGGGCGGCGAAGGCAACCCGCCCGTCTGGTACCGCTTCGGCATGTGCGATACCGGCAACGCCCTTCAGTCCGTCATCGGCGTGCTGATGGCCCTCTACTACCGGGAGCGGACGGGCAAGGGCCAGTTCGTAGACACGAATCTTTTAAACTGCGGACTCTATTACAACTCCGATGTCATCATCGGCCCCGATGGCCCAATGAAGCGGCACAAGCTCGATAAGGCCCAGACCGGCTTCGGACCGCTCTACCGCCTCTACCAGGCGGGCGACGGCTGGCTCGCCATCGCCTGCCTGAACGAAGGCCACTGGCGGGCCCTCTGCTCGGCCCTCAGCGACCTGCGCCTGGCGAACGATGCCCGCTTCGCCACGCCTGAGGCGCGCCGCGATCACGCCGCCCGGCTCGCCGCGCTCCTTGAAGGCTGGTTCGCGAAGAAGACAGCGAGCGAGGTCTTCTCAACGCTCGATCGCGCAGGCGTTCCCTGTGAGATCGCGAGCCGGGATGGCGGCAAGGACCTCTTGATGGACCCGGAGAACCTCGTCAACGGCCTGGCCGTCGAATACACCCACGCCGTCTATGGCAAGATGCGCGAGAATGGGCACATGATCAACTTTTCGGAGACGCCGGGCCGCATCGAGCGCGCGCCGCCCGTCATCGGCCAGCACACCCAGGAGATCATGGCCGCCCTCGGCTATTCTTCAGAGGAAATGACGGCGTTGAAAGCCGGAAACGTCATCACGTGGCCGGACTGA
- a CDS encoding MFS transporter has product MRAPLQPLSARPWPRCGLPPDGLTRAFDAPTTIAGIEAEACVMMRAFARATETERRNYAVFAVVAVALFMSTMASTIVAVGLPTLEEELDTTVGWIGWVINVYALVQTIVMPVAGNLGDELGNRKLFLWALALFAGSSLALGFALNVYVLIVLRGIQGIGAGVFLPVAIGIASDIFGQRRQTAIGLFTTILTIGTIIGPNIGGVIITHLSWRWLFFVNVPIAVAVFFIGLRLLPQSDRAKRRLAIDWLGVALFGLGIALLLYAVTFWSNHPNAMSDPLPIAFASLGLLSLIAFVRHEARTPSPMVEVQLLKSWPLLMANIQQFIFGLFTVGTFSFIPYYAQVGYGMSPSTSGLILTVRSIALVLLSIVSSVALIRLGYRRPMVVGVTIIACGLFLLGLGLRDLGIPNVAWLSIIMVITGVGLGIGAPASNNAALDVIPGKISSISGVRGVFRNVGGIVGAAMVVIVLSHFSDKGEGLERIFLALSILVFLSIGLVFFIPDTARQRYAERKKEQASRGLS; this is encoded by the coding sequence ATGCGCGCGCCGCTTCAACCGCTCTCGGCGCGCCCCTGGCCGCGCTGCGGGCTGCCGCCGGACGGCCTGACGCGCGCCTTCGATGCACCCACTACCATAGCGGGGATCGAAGCGGAGGCGTGCGTGATGATGCGGGCATTCGCGCGGGCGACGGAAACCGAGCGGCGCAACTACGCCGTCTTCGCCGTTGTGGCTGTGGCGCTCTTCATGTCCACTATGGCCAGCACCATCGTGGCCGTGGGCCTGCCGACTTTGGAAGAGGAGCTGGACACCACCGTCGGCTGGATCGGCTGGGTCATCAACGTCTATGCCCTGGTGCAGACCATCGTGATGCCCGTGGCCGGGAACCTGGGCGATGAGCTGGGCAATCGGAAACTCTTCCTCTGGGCGCTGGCGCTCTTTGCCGGGAGCTCCCTCGCCCTCGGCTTCGCGCTGAACGTCTACGTCCTCATCGTCCTCCGCGGGATCCAGGGCATCGGCGCGGGCGTCTTCCTGCCCGTGGCCATCGGCATCGCCAGCGATATCTTCGGCCAGAGGCGGCAGACGGCCATCGGGCTCTTCACCACGATCCTGACTATCGGGACCATCATCGGACCCAACATCGGCGGCGTCATCATCACGCACCTGAGCTGGCGGTGGCTCTTCTTCGTGAATGTGCCCATCGCCGTAGCCGTCTTCTTCATCGGCCTCCGCCTTCTGCCCCAGAGCGACCGAGCGAAGCGGCGTCTTGCTATTGATTGGCTGGGCGTGGCTCTCTTCGGCTTGGGGATAGCGCTGCTCCTCTACGCCGTCACCTTCTGGTCAAACCATCCGAACGCGATGAGCGATCCGCTGCCCATCGCCTTTGCCTCGCTCGGGCTGCTCTCGCTCATCGCGTTCGTGCGCCACGAGGCTCGTACCCCCTCGCCGATGGTGGAAGTCCAGCTGCTGAAGTCCTGGCCCCTCCTGATGGCGAACATCCAGCAATTCATCTTCGGCCTCTTCACCGTCGGCACCTTCTCCTTCATCCCCTATTACGCGCAGGTCGGCTATGGGATGAGCCCCTCCACCAGCGGCTTGATCCTTACGGTCAGGTCCATCGCGCTCGTGCTGCTCTCCATCGTCAGCAGTGTGGCGCTCATCCGCCTCGGCTACCGCCGCCCCATGGTGGTGGGGGTCACGATCATCGCCTGCGGACTCTTCCTCCTGGGCCTCGGCCTTCGCGACCTCGGCATCCCAAACGTCGCCTGGCTTTCCATCATCATGGTGATCACCGGCGTCGGCCTCGGCATCGGCGCGCCCGCTTCGAACAACGCCGCGCTCGATGTGATTCCAGGGAAGATCTCCAGCATCTCCGGGGTGCGAGGCGTCTTCCGCAACGTCGGCGGCATCGTCGGCGCCGCCATGGTCGTCATCGTCCTCAGCCACTTTTCGGACAAGGGCGAGGGGCTTGAGCGCATCTTTCTCGCGCTCTCGATCTTGGTCTTTCTCTCCATCGGGCTCGTCTTTTTCATCCCGGATACGGCCAGGCAGCGGTACGCGGAGCGCAAGAAGGAGCAGGCCTCGCGGGGCCTCTCATAG
- a CDS encoding thiolase family protein encodes MTITALRDKAAIVGIGETEYVKKSPRTIQSLVFEAVEKACADAGITPKDLDGFVQCSSGGVSVPTMHFITNYDPKEVTFAATAPFGGGTGVNAAAGLAAMAVNSGMCNYVVVWHGLAWGSMSQIPGDIHDRIPMKHDFETPYGWFGQPSHLAMLARRHMHEYGTTQDQLGMVAVAHRKHAILNGNAVMRAPLTLADYHSSRWVSEPFHLLDCCLINDGAGAYIIASADRAKSLRKKPVYVMGLGIAPGHRTEFWAQNPVITQTAAVDSAPRAYKMAGVGPKDVDFFQTYDCFTWTVISTLEDHGFCKKGEGGPFVEGGRIEIGGELPVNTHGGMLSQSYMQGMNHVIESVRQLRGEAGKAQVKDAEIGLVGGYAGSTYASLILRR; translated from the coding sequence ATGACTATCACGGCACTGCGCGATAAGGCGGCCATCGTCGGCATCGGCGAGACGGAGTATGTGAAGAAGAGCCCGCGCACCATCCAATCGCTGGTCTTTGAGGCGGTGGAGAAGGCCTGCGCCGATGCGGGCATCACGCCCAAGGACCTGGACGGCTTCGTCCAGTGCTCGAGCGGCGGCGTCTCCGTCCCCACGATGCACTTCATCACGAACTATGACCCGAAGGAAGTCACCTTCGCGGCCACGGCACCCTTCGGCGGCGGCACCGGCGTGAACGCGGCGGCGGGCCTGGCGGCCATGGCCGTGAACAGCGGCATGTGCAACTATGTGGTGGTCTGGCACGGGCTGGCCTGGGGCTCCATGAGCCAGATCCCCGGCGATATCCACGACCGCATCCCGATGAAGCACGACTTCGAGACGCCCTACGGCTGGTTCGGCCAGCCCTCCCACCTGGCGATGCTGGCGCGGCGGCACATGCACGAATACGGCACCACGCAGGACCAGCTGGGCATGGTGGCGGTGGCGCACCGCAAGCACGCCATCCTGAACGGCAACGCCGTGATGCGCGCGCCGCTCACCCTGGCCGATTACCATTCCTCGCGCTGGGTCTCGGAGCCCTTCCACCTGCTCGATTGCTGCCTCATCAACGACGGCGCGGGCGCCTATATCATCGCCTCGGCAGACCGGGCAAAGAGCCTGCGCAAGAAGCCCGTCTACGTCATGGGGCTTGGCATCGCGCCGGGACACCGGACAGAGTTCTGGGCGCAGAACCCCGTTATCACACAGACGGCGGCGGTGGACTCCGCGCCGCGCGCCTACAAGATGGCGGGCGTTGGGCCCAAGGACGTTGATTTCTTCCAGACCTATGATTGCTTCACCTGGACCGTCATCTCCACCCTGGAAGACCACGGCTTCTGCAAGAAGGGCGAAGGCGGGCCCTTCGTGGAGGGCGGGCGGATCGAGATCGGCGGCGAGCTGCCGGTGAACACCCACGGCGGCATGCTCTCGCAGTCCTACATGCAGGGGATGAACCACGTCATCGAATCGGTGCGGCAGCTGCGCGGCGAGGCAGGCAAAGCCCAGGTGAAGGACGCCGAGATCGGCCTGGTGGGCGGCTACGCGGGCTCCACCTACGCCAGCCTGATTCTGCGCCGATAA
- a CDS encoding VOC family protein, producing the protein MANPVVWFEVQAKDAKKTQAFFAKVFDWKYTFHKEMNYTEVKAGKGGIDGGIGQTMDGAPAMVTFYVQVDDPDAYLAKAKNAGGKVLMKTMAVPGGPTIAMFATPGGQAIGLIKTGSMQ; encoded by the coding sequence ATGGCGAATCCCGTTGTTTGGTTCGAAGTGCAGGCGAAGGATGCGAAGAAGACGCAGGCCTTCTTCGCGAAGGTCTTCGATTGGAAGTACACCTTCCACAAGGAGATGAACTACACAGAGGTGAAGGCGGGCAAGGGCGGCATTGATGGAGGCATCGGGCAAACGATGGACGGCGCGCCCGCCATGGTCACCTTCTACGTGCAGGTTGACGACCCGGACGCCTACCTCGCCAAGGCCAAGAACGCCGGCGGCAAGGTCCTGATGAAGACGATGGCCGTCCCCGGCGGCCCCACCATCGCGATGTTCGCGACGCCCGGAGGACAGGCGATCGGCCTTATCAAGACCGGTTCGATGCAGTAG
- a CDS encoding winged helix-turn-helix transcriptional regulator, protein MEHALHAIAEPNRREILRLVKDRERSAGEIAAFFDLTRPAISQHLQVLANAGLVTVRKEGTRRMYRARPEGLEGLREYIEEFWIERLTMLKEAAEEEERSKQDAEGR, encoded by the coding sequence ATGGAGCATGCCTTGCACGCCATCGCCGAACCGAATCGAAGGGAGATCTTGCGGCTCGTCAAAGACCGCGAGCGCTCCGCAGGGGAGATCGCGGCCTTCTTCGACCTGACGCGCCCGGCAATCTCACAGCATCTGCAGGTGCTTGCGAACGCCGGGCTGGTGACGGTGCGAAAGGAAGGAACGCGGCGCATGTATAGGGCAAGGCCCGAAGGACTCGAAGGATTGCGCGAATATATCGAGGAGTTCTGGATCGAACGATTGACGATGCTCAAAGAGGCGGCCGAAGAAGAAGAAAGGAGCAAGCAGGATGCCGAAGGTCGGTGA
- a CDS encoding SDR family oxidoreductase — protein MPLRSKAPGATMDYLAKLSLKGKTAIVAGGGRGMGEASAFALAQAGAKVLVADYNQARAVDVGRRIAKEGGTAFALRADLREKADVDALVKEAVEKHGGIDVLVNVAGGMSKFTYTPTTEWTDEAWDSVVNLNLRYVFLLSRAVLKTMVAQGRGGSIVNISSVGGLRVSPGMAAYGAAKAGMMQLTRTLAAEHGKDNIRVNSIAPGVIRTPIIEANLKPERSKSLPLGRFGEADEIASIVLFLASPMSSYITGATIVADGGMIITTP, from the coding sequence ATGCCTTTGAGAAGCAAGGCTCCTGGAGCAACGATGGACTACCTCGCAAAGCTCTCTCTCAAGGGCAAGACGGCGATCGTGGCAGGCGGCGGGCGCGGCATGGGCGAAGCAAGCGCCTTTGCCTTAGCCCAAGCAGGCGCGAAGGTGCTCGTCGCGGACTACAACCAGGCGCGCGCCGTGGACGTGGGCAGGCGCATCGCGAAGGAAGGCGGCACCGCCTTCGCCTTGCGCGCCGACCTGCGCGAGAAGGCGGACGTGGATGCCCTGGTCAAAGAGGCTGTGGAAAAGCACGGCGGCATTGATGTGCTGGTAAACGTGGCTGGGGGCATGTCGAAGTTCACCTATACGCCGACGACCGAATGGACCGACGAGGCGTGGGATTCCGTGGTGAACTTGAATCTGCGCTATGTCTTTCTCCTCTCCCGGGCAGTCCTCAAGACGATGGTGGCGCAAGGGCGCGGCGGCAGCATCGTGAACATCTCCTCCGTCGGCGGCCTGCGCGTCTCGCCTGGGATGGCGGCCTACGGCGCGGCCAAGGCCGGGATGATGCAGCTGACGCGCACCCTGGCGGCGGAGCACGGCAAAGACAACATCCGCGTGAACAGCATCGCGCCCGGGGTCATCCGCACGCCCATTATCGAAGCGAACTTGAAGCCGGAGCGGTCCAAGAGCCTGCCGCTGGGGCGCTTCGGCGAGGCCGATGAGATCGCCTCTATCGTCCTCTTCCTCGCCTCGCCGATGTCGTCCTACATCACCGGGGCAACCATCGTCGCCGATGGCGGGATGATCATCACGACGCCGTAG
- a CDS encoding GHMP kinase, whose protein sequence is MTIPEMAKRLGGAVAVARVPGTCGELVQGIIDGRHFHVTCPIDLYSTTRIAISPGAGRISAPADCPKARRAAEATLAHLGRRDVDAALAIESALPRGKGMASSTADVVGAIEATASALSARLSARQVAALALAIEPSDGLMVEGIALFDHRQGSLMESLGAPPPMGILVLDFGGEVDTLAFNAVDRMPQLAAREAQWRTALSLVREGLRRSDAALIARGATLSATAHQEISPNPYFAQAKAFSERIGALGLCIAHSGTVIGLLFAGGRDPAAVEVEARERLPALERAFATRLIGAPSAEGATAS, encoded by the coding sequence ATGACGATCCCAGAGATGGCGAAGCGGCTTGGCGGCGCAGTCGCCGTTGCCAGAGTGCCCGGGACCTGCGGCGAGCTTGTGCAGGGCATCATTGATGGACGTCACTTCCATGTCACCTGTCCCATTGATCTCTATTCCACGACGCGCATCGCCATCTCCCCCGGCGCAGGCCGCATCTCCGCCCCCGCCGATTGCCCGAAGGCTCGCCGCGCGGCGGAGGCGACACTCGCTCACCTGGGCAGACGCGATGTTGACGCGGCCCTCGCCATCGAAAGCGCGCTTCCTAGGGGAAAGGGGATGGCGAGCAGCACCGCCGACGTGGTCGGCGCCATCGAAGCGACGGCCTCCGCCCTCTCCGCGCGCCTCTCCGCGCGCCAGGTCGCCGCGCTCGCCCTCGCCATCGAGCCGAGCGATGGCCTGATGGTTGAGGGCATCGCCCTCTTCGACCATCGCCAGGGCTCCCTGATGGAGAGCCTTGGCGCGCCCCCGCCGATGGGCATCCTCGTCCTCGATTTCGGCGGCGAAGTAGACACCCTCGCCTTCAATGCCGTTGACCGCATGCCGCAGCTTGCGGCGCGGGAGGCGCAGTGGCGCACGGCGCTCTCCCTGGTGCGCGAAGGCCTGCGGCGCTCCGACGCCGCGCTCATCGCGCGCGGGGCCACCCTGAGCGCGACGGCGCATCAGGAGATTTCCCCCAACCCGTACTTCGCGCAAGCGAAGGCCTTTAGCGAGAGGATAGGGGCGCTCGGCCTTTGCATCGCCCACAGCGGCACGGTGATCGGCCTCCTCTTCGCGGGCGGGCGTGACCCTGCGGCGGTCGAGGTCGAGGCGCGAGAGCGGCTTCCCGCGCTGGAGCGGGCGTTCGCCACGCGGCTCATCGGCGCACCGAGCGCGGAGGGCGCTACGGCGTCGTGA
- the cobU gene encoding bifunctional adenosylcobinamide kinase/adenosylcobinamide-phosphate guanylyltransferase, whose product MKGRLILITGGARSGKSSFAEQLAARGGNVFFVATAQARDGEMKRRIAAHKRARPRGWRTLEEPLAIADALEKRARGCDTILLDCLTLWVSNHLLNEKSLAKTEARLLAETERLLDLIAQSRATWIVVTNEVGLGVVPPTRLGRRYRDLLGKVNQRFAARADRVYLMVAGLALDVKAAGGRPFAEVAAHRGGR is encoded by the coding sequence ATGAAGGGCAGGCTCATCCTCATCACCGGCGGCGCGCGCTCGGGCAAAAGCTCCTTCGCGGAACAGCTTGCGGCCCGGGGCGGAAACGTTTTCTTTGTCGCCACGGCCCAGGCGCGGGACGGCGAGATGAAGCGCCGCATCGCGGCGCACAAGCGCGCCCGCCCGAGGGGATGGCGGACGCTGGAAGAGCCCCTCGCGATTGCAGATGCTCTGGAGAAGCGCGCGCGCGGCTGCGATACGATCCTTCTCGACTGCCTAACACTTTGGGTGAGCAATCATCTGCTCAATGAGAAGAGCCTTGCGAAGACTGAGGCCCGGCTGCTCGCCGAAACGGAGCGACTGCTGGATCTGATAGCACAGAGTCGCGCCACATGGATCGTCGTCACCAATGAGGTCGGCCTGGGCGTTGTGCCGCCGACGAGGCTGGGCCGCCGCTATCGCGATCTGCTGGGCAAGGTGAACCAGCGATTCGCCGCCCGCGCCGATAGGGTCTACTTAATGGTCGCTGGGCTGGCCCTGGACGTGAAGGCGGCGGGCGGCAGGCCCTTCGCCGAAGTCGCAGCGCACCGAGGCGGGCGATGA
- a CDS encoding cobyric acid synthase, with the protein MASERRAKVLMVQGTTSHAGKSVLVTALCRSFARQGYAVAPFKSQNMSLNSYVTIEGGEIGRAQAVQAEAAMAIAHVDMNPILLKPEGERKSQVVVLGRPTQALEPRAYYQERQRLWPIVTQALDRLRREYDIVVIEGAGSPAEINLREHEIVNMRVARYADAPIVLVGDIDRGGVFASLYGTVELLRPEERALVQALVINKMRGDHSLLEPGIAELRARTGIPIAGVLPYFADIHIPEEDSLGLDPSASGGATASLDIAVVRLPHLANFDDFDPFRREPGVRLRFVASAAELGSPDLIIIPGSKTTIADLHWLRAQGMDEAIIGRRRAGTPIVGICGGYQMLGRRILDPKGVESPLSEADGLGLLPHTTIFELEKATHQVQAVVRERRGLLSLCGDEAITGYEIHMGQTGPADAGAPFAFTRRSGRAVALGDGQLDAEGLTLGSYMHGLFHNAGLRRALLRRLAQGKGVALPGGAREFDQDKEYDRLADFVERHLDMTLIRRIAGLERVSV; encoded by the coding sequence ATGGCGAGTGAGCGGCGCGCGAAGGTGCTGATGGTGCAGGGCACCACCTCCCATGCCGGCAAGTCTGTGCTGGTCACCGCCCTCTGCAGGAGCTTCGCGCGCCAGGGCTACGCCGTCGCGCCGTTCAAGTCGCAGAACATGTCGCTGAACTCATACGTCACTATCGAAGGAGGCGAGATCGGGCGCGCGCAGGCCGTGCAGGCGGAGGCGGCGATGGCGATCGCGCATGTGGACATGAACCCGATCTTGTTGAAGCCCGAGGGTGAGCGAAAGTCGCAAGTGGTTGTCTTGGGCAGGCCGACGCAGGCCCTGGAGCCCCGCGCCTACTACCAGGAACGGCAGCGATTGTGGCCTATCGTCACGCAAGCGCTGGACCGCCTGCGGCGGGAGTACGACATCGTCGTCATCGAGGGCGCTGGCAGTCCCGCCGAGATCAACTTGCGCGAGCACGAGATCGTGAACATGCGTGTGGCGCGCTATGCAGATGCGCCCATCGTCCTGGTGGGCGATATTGACCGAGGCGGGGTCTTCGCCTCGCTCTACGGCACCGTGGAGCTGCTGCGGCCGGAAGAGCGCGCGCTGGTGCAGGCCCTGGTCATCAACAAGATGCGCGGCGACCATTCGCTGCTCGAGCCCGGCATCGCGGAGCTTCGCGCGCGCACCGGCATCCCCATCGCAGGCGTTCTGCCCTACTTCGCCGACATCCACATCCCGGAGGAAGACTCCCTGGGCCTCGACCCGTCGGCCTCAGGCGGCGCGACGGCCTCTCTGGACATCGCCGTCGTCCGGCTTCCGCACCTCGCGAACTTCGATGACTTCGATCCGTTCCGCCGAGAGCCCGGCGTGCGATTGCGTTTCGTCGCCTCGGCGGCTGAACTCGGCTCGCCCGATCTCATCATCATCCCCGGCTCGAAGACGACGATCGCCGACTTGCACTGGCTGCGCGCCCAGGGGATGGATGAGGCGATTATCGGACGGAGGAGAGCCGGGACGCCTATCGTGGGAATCTGCGGCGGCTACCAGATGCTCGGCAGGCGCATCCTCGACCCGAAAGGCGTGGAGTCGCCGCTTTCTGAGGCGGATGGCCTCGGGCTGCTGCCGCATACGACTATCTTCGAGTTGGAGAAGGCGACGCACCAGGTGCAGGCCGTGGTGCGCGAGCGGCGGGGACTGCTCTCCCTGTGCGGCGACGAAGCGATCACGGGCTATGAGATCCATATGGGGCAGACCGGACCTGCCGATGCCGGCGCGCCCTTCGCCTTCACGCGCCGCTCTGGACGGGCGGTTGCGCTAGGCGATGGGCAGCTTGATGCCGAAGGACTGACGCTGGGAAGCTATATGCACGGCCTCTTCCACAATGCCGGGCTGCGCCGCGCGCTCCTTCGCAGGCTCGCCCAGGGAAAGGGCGTCGCGCTACCCGGAGGCGCGCGCGAGTTCGACCAGGACAAGGAGTACGACCGCTTGGCCGACTTTGTGGAGCGGCACCTGGACATGACGCTGATCCGCCGCATCGCCGGGCTGGAGCGAGTCTCCGTATGA